One genomic segment of Hymenobacter psoromatis includes these proteins:
- a CDS encoding alpha/beta hydrolase, whose protein sequence is MLRLALLGLLLFQVFAASALRPVAAWWARPDTLGLRYQQLKITTADHVKLVAWLIEPAAQAPDQYTTVVVAGGDAYNMSGSIYTAWALAEAGYRTLLFDYRGFGHSQAFAIDPQRLYYEEFTLDLRAALAEARRQAPRDRVGILGLSMGGILGSEVAVRARPDFLITEGYPGNLPGIVAYQQAAGKTVTLPAEAAAYPRVAAQVNCPWLLIAGTQDKNTPLADSAAVVRAARRRQHRQLLTVDCGHLGAQEKLTEKFFAEGYARAIRRFLSGGKAAG, encoded by the coding sequence ATGCTTCGCTTAGCTCTCCTTGGCTTGTTGCTTTTTCAGGTGTTTGCCGCCAGTGCGTTGCGGCCGGTGGCCGCGTGGTGGGCCCGGCCCGATACGCTGGGTCTGCGCTACCAGCAGCTGAAAATCACCACCGCCGACCATGTAAAGCTGGTAGCCTGGCTGATTGAGCCCGCGGCCCAAGCTCCCGACCAGTACACAACGGTAGTAGTGGCTGGTGGCGATGCCTACAACATGTCGGGCAGCATCTACACGGCCTGGGCGCTGGCCGAGGCCGGCTACCGCACGCTGCTGTTCGACTACCGGGGCTTCGGCCACAGCCAGGCGTTTGCCATTGACCCACAACGGCTTTATTACGAAGAGTTTACCCTTGACCTGCGCGCTGCTCTGGCCGAGGCGCGCCGTCAGGCCCCGCGCGACCGGGTGGGCATTTTGGGCCTGTCGATGGGCGGCATTCTGGGGTCGGAAGTGGCAGTCCGCGCCCGCCCCGACTTTCTCATAACCGAGGGCTACCCCGGCAACCTGCCGGGCATCGTGGCCTACCAGCAAGCTGCTGGCAAAACTGTGACGCTGCCCGCCGAGGCCGCCGCCTACCCCCGCGTAGCGGCGCAGGTCAATTGCCCCTGGCTGCTCATCGCCGGCACCCAGGATAAAAACACGCCCCTGGCCGACTCGGCCGCCGTGGTGCGGGCCGCCCGCCGCCGCCAGCACCGCCAGCTGCTGACTGTAGACTGCGGCCACCTGGGCGCGCAGGAAAAACTAACGGAGAAGTTCTTCGCCGAGGGCTACGCGCGGGCCATCAGACGCTTTTTGAGTGGGGGTAAGGCGGCGGGGTAG